A genomic segment from Leopardus geoffroyi isolate Oge1 chromosome A2, O.geoffroyi_Oge1_pat1.0, whole genome shotgun sequence encodes:
- the TTLL3 gene encoding tubulin monoglycylase TTLL3 isoform X17 codes for MGRLRNARIHVERAVKQKKIFMIQGRYPVIRCLLRRRGWVEKKMVHHSGTTLPPPQKDLDSSVMGDSDTTEGEDEDEDEAFRPPQLFDFDDLLEFDDLDGTHALMSRMVRNEIPYFIWTTRRDVLDCQILSKDQMINHYARAGSFTTKVGLCLNLRNLPWFDEADADSFFPRCYRLGAEDDKKAFIEDFWLTAARNVLKLVVKSEWKSFSIQAEEEEAPGDKQPKKQEKKAATVSPEFVDEALCACEEHLSNLAHMDIDKGLETPLYLSPEGWSLFLQRYYQVVHEGAELRHLDTQIQRCEDILQQLRAVVPQIDMEGDRNVWIVKPGAKSRGRGIMCMDHLEEMLKLVDGNPMMMKDGKWVVQKYIERPLLIFGTKFDLRQWFLVTDWNPLTVWFYRDSYIRFSTQPFSLKNLDNSVHLCNNSIQKHLENSCHRHPLLPSDNMWSSQKFQAHLQEMGAPNAWSTIIVPGMKAAVIHALKTSQDTVQCRKASFELYGADFVFGEDFQPWLIEINASPTMAPSTAVTARLCAGVQADTLRVVIDRRLDRNCDTGAFELIYKQPAVEVPQYVGIRLLVEGSTIKKPLAMCHRRMGVCPALPHLLTQRASGEGKDLGTVTHRSAPRKVAGARSLGHTEKPDSTATTLAPGKGKKGKAKCASALVYPNLRKREPPSTRMGCIFTMTFASGDRQPHPLNRLPLSLKNPQALAPYHFPSLHTKAGLPSHVLRSQGRVLRLQHSKLVGSKALSTTGKALMTLPTAKVLISFPPNPELKLASSVLKPRKAVAPQHLRDPCPGSSLWPLPFEVGNLPSTHRKIKAKGKFKARLCDRPKAETCLMKTAFQDPCP; via the exons ATGGGCCGGCTCAGAAACGCCAGGATCCACGTGGAGAGAGCTGTCAAG CAGAAGAAGATCTTTATGATCCAAGGCCGCTACCCAGTGATACGGTGCCTCTTGCGCCGGAGAGGCTGGGTGGAGAAGAAGATGGTCCATCACTCAGGCACCACCCTGCCGCCACCCCAGAAGGATCTGGATAGCTCAGTAATGGGTGATAGTGACACCACTGAGGGTG AGGATGAAGACGAGGACGAGGCGTTTCGGCCACCACAGCTGTTTGACTTTGATGATTTACTGGAATTTGATGATCTAGATGGGACACATGCTCTGATG tCCCGCATGGTTCGGAACGAGATCCCCTATTTCATCTGGACCACTCGGCGGGACGTGTTGGACTGTCAAATCCTCTCCAAGGATCAGATGATAAACCACTATGCCCGGGCTGGCTCCTTTACCACAAAG GTGGGTCTGTGTCTCAATCTCCGGAATTTGCCGTGGTTTGATGAGGCTGATGCTGACTCCTTCTTTCCACGCTGCTACCGCCTGGGTGCTGAGGATGACAAAAAGGCCTTCATAG AGGACTTCTGGCTGACAGCTGCCCGCAACGTTCTCAAGCTGGTGGTGAAGTCCGAATGGAAGTCGTTCTCTATCcaggcagaagaggaagaggcccCAG GAGACAAGCAGCccaagaaacaggagaaaaaggcagCGACAGTGTCCCCAGAGTTTGTGGATGAGGCTTTGTGTGCCTGTGAGGAGCACCTTAGCAACCTGGCTCACATGGACATCGACAAGGGCCTGGAGACGCCACTGTACCTCAGCCCTGAGGGCTGGTCCCTCTTCCTCCAGCGCTACTACCAAGTGGTCCA CGAGGGGGCAGAGCTCAGGCACCTCGACACTCAGATCCAGCGCTGTGAGGACATCCTGCAGCAGCTGCGGGCCGTGGTGCCGCAGATAGACATGGAAGGAGATCGCAACGTCTGGATCGTGAAGCCGGGAGCCAAGTCCCGAGGACGAG GCATCATGTGTATGGACCACTTGGAGGAGATGCTGAAGCTGGTAGACGGCAACCCCATGATGATGAAGGACGGCAAGTGGGTGGTACAGAAGTATATTGAGCGTCCCCTGCTCATCTTTGGCACCAAGTTTGACCTGAGACAGTGGTTCCTGGTGACTGACTGGAACCCACTTACCGTGTGGTTCTACCGTGACAGCTACATCCGCTTCTCAACACAGCCCTTCTCCTTGAAGAACCTGGACAA CTCAGTGCACCTGTGCAACAACTCCATCCAGAAGCACCTGGAGAATTCATGCCATCGACACCCGCTGCTGCCCTCAGACAACATGTGGTCAAGCCAGAAGTTCCAGGCCCACCTGCAGGAGATGGGGGCCCCAAACGCTTGGTCCACCATCATCGTGCCTGGCATGAAGGCTGCTGTGATCCATGCCCTAAAGACCTCCCAGGACACTGTGCAGTGCCGGAAGGCCAGCTTCGAGCTTTACGGTGCTGACTTTGTGTTTGGTGAGGACTTCCAGCCCTGGCTCATTGAGATCAATGCCAGCCCCACCATGGCCCCCTCCACGGCTGTCACCGCCCGGCTCTGTGCAGGTGTGCAAGCTGACACCCTGCGTGTGGTTATTGACCGGCGGCTAGACCGCAACTGCGACACGGGAGCCTTCGAGCTCATCTACAAGCAG CCTGCCGTGGAGGTACCCCAGTATGTGGGTATCCGACTCCTAGTAGAGGGCTCCACCATCAAGAAGCCCCTGGCAATGTGTCACCGGCGGATGGGGGTCTGCCCAGCACTCCCTCACCTGCTGACCCAGCGAGCCTCTGGGGAAGGCAAGGATTTGGGGACTGTTACTCACAGGTCAGCTCCTAGGAAGGTTgctggagccaggagcctggggcACACTGAGAAGCCAGACTCCACTGCCACCACCTTGGCCCCcggaaaggggaagaaaggcaaGGCAAAATGTGCCTCGGCCCTGGTCTACCCCAATCTCCGGAAGCGGGAACCCCCCAGCACCAGGATGGGCTGCATTTTCACCATGACCTTTGCTAGTGGGGACAGGCAACCCCACCCCTTGAACAGATTGCCATTGAGTCTGAAGAACCCCCAAGCCCTGG CCCCTTACCACTTCCCCAGCCTTCACACCAAGGCCGGGCTGCCTTCTCATGTGCTCCGATCCCAGGGGCGGGTCCTCAGACTGCAGCACAGCAAGTTGGTGGGCTCTAAGGCCCTGTCAACCACAGGCAAGGCCTTGATGACTCTACCTACCGCCAAGGTTTTGATTTCCTTTCCACCTAACCCTGAGCTCAAGTTGGCATCCAGCGTCCTGAAACCAAGAAAG GCTGTTGCTCCCCAGCACCTTCGTGATCCCTGTCCTGGAAGTTCCTTGTGGCCTCTACCCTTCGAAGTTGGAAATCTTCCTAGCACCCACAGAAAGATCAAGGCCAAAGGCAAGTTCAAGGCCAGACTCTGTGACAGACCCAAGGCTGAGACATGCCTCATGAAGACAGCCTTCCAGGACCCCTGTCCTTGA
- the TTLL3 gene encoding tubulin monoglycylase TTLL3 isoform X11, whose protein sequence is MTQTTGTMTLKLTGSAVLCASTFGEVRILARWRESATHYLSPDCAQGMVSTATANRGRGLGTEGFSPASAGPSPEYRRCAEGRRALERRDSACHERRMQGPGASLLLSVGELGAAPRGSAAWFCREGGPVCSWRRKPQPTESRTRTSAPWPCAHHTEFQPPEKLPGPGPASARPEGARAGRKRGAGSPNAARGLSRAFELPAYGIHAQSTADLCRFRSPHTSALDDAQSQEDEARCGLPILVGGGGEDETTWGSLVLWRGFSKASHHMGRLRNARIHVERAVKQKKIFMIQGRYPVIRCLLRRRGWVEKKMVHHSGTTLPPPQKDLDSSVMGDSDTTEGEDEDEDEAFRPPQLFDFDDLLEFDDLDGTHALMSRMVRNEIPYFIWTTRRDVLDCQILSKDQMINHYARAGSFTTKVGLCLNLRNLPWFDEADADSFFPRCYRLGAEDDKKAFIEDFWLTAARNVLKLVVKSEWKSFSIQAEEEEAPGDKQPKKQEKKAATVSPEFVDEALCACEEHLSNLAHMDIDKGLETPLYLSPEGWSLFLQRYYQVVHEGAELRHLDTQIQRCEDILQQLRAVVPQIDMEGDRNVWIVKPGAKSRGRGIMCMDHLEEMLKLVDGNPMMMKDGKWVVQKYIERPLLIFGTKFDLRQWFLVTDWNPLTVWFYRDSYIRFSTQPFSLKNLDNSVHLCNNSIQKHLENSCHRHPLLPSDNMWSSQKFQAHLQEMGAPNAWSTIIVPGMKAAVIHALKTSQDTVQCRKASFELYGADFVFGEDFQPWLIEINASPTMAPSTAVTARLCAGVQADTLRVVIDRRLDRNCDTGAFELIYKQPAVEVPQYVGIRLLVEGSTIKKPLAMCHRRMGVCPALPHLLTQRASGEGKDLGTVTHRSAPRKVAGARSLGHTEKPDSTATTLAPGKGKKGKAKCASALVYPNLRKREPPSTRMGCIFTMTFASGDRQPHPLNRLPLSLKNPQALAPYHFPSLHTKAGLPSHVLRSQGRVLRLQHSKLVGSKALSTTGKALMTLPTAKVLISFPPNPELKLASSVLKPRKVGLEP, encoded by the exons ATGACCCAAACCACAGGAACCATGACCCTGAAGTTAACTGGCAGTGCGGTACTCTGTGCTTCCACCTTCGGTGAGGTCCGTATTTTAGCCCGCTGGAGGGAGTCCGCAACCCACTACCTGAGCCCTGATTGTGCCCAGGGAATGGTTTCCACGGCGACAGCAAACAGAGGGCGGGGCCTCGGAACTGAGGGCTTCTCTCCAGCCTCCGCTGGGCCCTCCCCTGAGTACAGGCGGTGTGCAGAGGGGAGGCGGGCTCTCGAGCGCCGGGACAGCGCTTGCCATGAGCGGCGCATGCAGGGCCCCGGCGCCTCCCTGCTTCTGAGCGTGGGGGAGCTGGGGGCCGCGCCCCGGGGTTCTGCTGCCTGGTTCTGCCGGGAGGGCGGCCCGGTGTGCAGCTGGCGGCGGAAGCCGCAGCCTACGGAGTCACGCACCAGAACCTCCGCCCCATGGCCGTGTGCGCACCATACCGAGTTCCAGCCTCCCGAGAAGCTGCCGGGACCTGGGCCTGCCTCCGCCCGTCCCGAGGGGGCTCGCGCAGGCCGCAAACGCGGGGCCGGGAGCCCCAACGCTGCGCGCGGCCTAAGCCGCGCGTTCGAGTTGCCGGCCTACGGCATCCACGCGCAGAGCACCGCGGATCTCTGCCGTTTCAGGTCCCCGCACACCTCGGCCCTGGATGATGCCCAGTCACAGGAAGATGAGGCCCGTTGCGGCCTGCCCATCCTGGTCGGAGGTGGTGGAGAGGACGAGacgacttggg GTTCCCTTGTCCTCTGGCGAGGATTCTCCAAGGCGTCTCACCACATGGGCCGGCTCAGAAACGCCAGGATCCACGTGGAGAGAGCTGTCAAG CAGAAGAAGATCTTTATGATCCAAGGCCGCTACCCAGTGATACGGTGCCTCTTGCGCCGGAGAGGCTGGGTGGAGAAGAAGATGGTCCATCACTCAGGCACCACCCTGCCGCCACCCCAGAAGGATCTGGATAGCTCAGTAATGGGTGATAGTGACACCACTGAGGGTG AGGATGAAGACGAGGACGAGGCGTTTCGGCCACCACAGCTGTTTGACTTTGATGATTTACTGGAATTTGATGATCTAGATGGGACACATGCTCTGATG tCCCGCATGGTTCGGAACGAGATCCCCTATTTCATCTGGACCACTCGGCGGGACGTGTTGGACTGTCAAATCCTCTCCAAGGATCAGATGATAAACCACTATGCCCGGGCTGGCTCCTTTACCACAAAG GTGGGTCTGTGTCTCAATCTCCGGAATTTGCCGTGGTTTGATGAGGCTGATGCTGACTCCTTCTTTCCACGCTGCTACCGCCTGGGTGCTGAGGATGACAAAAAGGCCTTCATAG AGGACTTCTGGCTGACAGCTGCCCGCAACGTTCTCAAGCTGGTGGTGAAGTCCGAATGGAAGTCGTTCTCTATCcaggcagaagaggaagaggcccCAG GAGACAAGCAGCccaagaaacaggagaaaaaggcagCGACAGTGTCCCCAGAGTTTGTGGATGAGGCTTTGTGTGCCTGTGAGGAGCACCTTAGCAACCTGGCTCACATGGACATCGACAAGGGCCTGGAGACGCCACTGTACCTCAGCCCTGAGGGCTGGTCCCTCTTCCTCCAGCGCTACTACCAAGTGGTCCA CGAGGGGGCAGAGCTCAGGCACCTCGACACTCAGATCCAGCGCTGTGAGGACATCCTGCAGCAGCTGCGGGCCGTGGTGCCGCAGATAGACATGGAAGGAGATCGCAACGTCTGGATCGTGAAGCCGGGAGCCAAGTCCCGAGGACGAG GCATCATGTGTATGGACCACTTGGAGGAGATGCTGAAGCTGGTAGACGGCAACCCCATGATGATGAAGGACGGCAAGTGGGTGGTACAGAAGTATATTGAGCGTCCCCTGCTCATCTTTGGCACCAAGTTTGACCTGAGACAGTGGTTCCTGGTGACTGACTGGAACCCACTTACCGTGTGGTTCTACCGTGACAGCTACATCCGCTTCTCAACACAGCCCTTCTCCTTGAAGAACCTGGACAA CTCAGTGCACCTGTGCAACAACTCCATCCAGAAGCACCTGGAGAATTCATGCCATCGACACCCGCTGCTGCCCTCAGACAACATGTGGTCAAGCCAGAAGTTCCAGGCCCACCTGCAGGAGATGGGGGCCCCAAACGCTTGGTCCACCATCATCGTGCCTGGCATGAAGGCTGCTGTGATCCATGCCCTAAAGACCTCCCAGGACACTGTGCAGTGCCGGAAGGCCAGCTTCGAGCTTTACGGTGCTGACTTTGTGTTTGGTGAGGACTTCCAGCCCTGGCTCATTGAGATCAATGCCAGCCCCACCATGGCCCCCTCCACGGCTGTCACCGCCCGGCTCTGTGCAGGTGTGCAAGCTGACACCCTGCGTGTGGTTATTGACCGGCGGCTAGACCGCAACTGCGACACGGGAGCCTTCGAGCTCATCTACAAGCAG CCTGCCGTGGAGGTACCCCAGTATGTGGGTATCCGACTCCTAGTAGAGGGCTCCACCATCAAGAAGCCCCTGGCAATGTGTCACCGGCGGATGGGGGTCTGCCCAGCACTCCCTCACCTGCTGACCCAGCGAGCCTCTGGGGAAGGCAAGGATTTGGGGACTGTTACTCACAGGTCAGCTCCTAGGAAGGTTgctggagccaggagcctggggcACACTGAGAAGCCAGACTCCACTGCCACCACCTTGGCCCCcggaaaggggaagaaaggcaaGGCAAAATGTGCCTCGGCCCTGGTCTACCCCAATCTCCGGAAGCGGGAACCCCCCAGCACCAGGATGGGCTGCATTTTCACCATGACCTTTGCTAGTGGGGACAGGCAACCCCACCCCTTGAACAGATTGCCATTGAGTCTGAAGAACCCCCAAGCCCTGG CCCCTTACCACTTCCCCAGCCTTCACACCAAGGCCGGGCTGCCTTCTCATGTGCTCCGATCCCAGGGGCGGGTCCTCAGACTGCAGCACAGCAAGTTGGTGGGCTCTAAGGCCCTGTCAACCACAGGCAAGGCCTTGATGACTCTACCTACCGCCAAGGTTTTGATTTCCTTTCCACCTAACCCTGAGCTCAAGTTGGCATCCAGCGTCCTGAAACCAAGAAAGGTGGGCCTTGAGCCGTGA